A single Theropithecus gelada isolate Dixy chromosome 7b, Tgel_1.0, whole genome shotgun sequence DNA region contains:
- the CCNK gene encoding cyclin-K encodes MKENKENSSPSVTSANLDHTKPCWYWDKKDLAHTPSQLEGLDPATEARYRREGARFIFDVGTRLGLHYDTLATGIIYFHRFYMFHSFKQFPRYVTGACCLFLAGKVEETPKKCKDIIKTARSLLNDVQFGQFGDDPKEEVMVLERILLQTIKFDLQVEHPYQFLLKYAKQLKGDKNKIQKLVQMAWTFVNDSLCTTLSLQWEPEIIAVAVMYLAGRLCKFEIQEWTSKPMYRRWWEQFVQDVPVDVLEDICHQILDLYSQGKQQMPHHTPHQLQQPPSLQPTPQVPQVQQSQPSQSSEPSQPQQKDPQQPAQQQQPAQQPKKPSPQPSSPRQVKRAVVVSPKEENKAAEPPPPKIPKIETTHPPLPPAHPPPDRKPPLAAALGEAEPPGPVDATDLPKVQIPPPAHPAPVHQPPPLPHRPPPPPPSSYMTGMSTTSSYMSGEGYQSLQSMMKTEGPSYGALPPAYGPPAHLPYHPHVYPPNPPPPPVPPPPASFPPPAIPPPTPGYPPPPPTYNPNFPPPPPRLPPTHAVPPHPPPGLGLPPASYPPPAVPPGGQPPVPPPIPPPGMPPVGGLGRAAWMR; translated from the exons ATgaaggagaataaagaaaattcaagCCCTTCAGTAACTTCAGCAAACCTGGACCACACAAAGCCATGTTGGTACTGGGATAAGAAAGACTTGGCTCATACACCCTCACAACTTGAAGGACTCGATCCAGCCACTGAGGCCCGGTACCGTCGAGAGGGCGCTCGGTTCATCTTTGATGTGGGCACACGTTTGGGGCT ACACTATGATACCCTGGCAactggaataatttattttcatcgCTTCTATATGTTTCATTCCTTCAAGCAATTCCCAAGATAT gTGACAGGAGCCTGTTGCCTATTTCTGGCTGGGAAAGTAGAAGAAACaccaaaaaaatgtaaagatatcATCAAAACAGCTCGTAGTTTATTAAATGATGTACAATTTGGCCAGTTTGGAGATGACCCAAAG GAGGAAGTAATGGTTCTGGAAAGAATCTTACTGCAGACCATCAAGTTTGATTTACAGGTAGAACATCCATACCAGTTCCTACTCAAATATGCAAAGCAACTCAAAG gtgataaaaacaaaattcaaaagttGGTTCAAATGGCATGGACATTTGTAAATGACAG TCTCTGCACCACCTTGTCACTACAGTGGGAACCCGAGATCATAGCAGTAGCAGTGATGTATCTTGCAGGACGTTTGTGCAAATTTGAAATACAAGAATGGACCTCCAAACCCATGTACAGGAGATGGTGGGAGCAGTTTGTTCAAGATGTCCCAGTTGACGTTTTGGAAG ACATCTGCCACCAAATCCTGGATCTTTACTCACAAGGAAAACAACAGATGCCTCATCACACCCCCCATCAGCTGCAACAGCCCCCATCTCTTCAGCCTACACCACAAGTGCCGCAAGTACAGCAGTCACAGCCGTCTCAAAGCTCCGAACCATCCCAGCCCCAGCAGAAGGACCCCCAGCAACcagcccagcagcagcagccagcccAACAGCCCAAGAAACCCTCTCCGCAGCCCAGTTCTCCCCGACAGGTTAAGCGAGCCGTG gttGTTTCTCccaaagaagagaacaaagcaGCAG AACCACCACCACCTAAAATTCCCAAAATTGAGACGACTCACCCACCGTTGCCTCCAGCCCACCCACCTCCAG ACCGGAAGCCTCCCCTCGCTGCTGCCTTAGGTGAGGCTGAGCCGCCGGGCCCTGTGGATGCCACTGACCTCCCCAAAGTCCAGATTCCTCCTCCGGCTCACCCGGCCCCTGTGCACCAGCCACCGCCGCTGCCACAccggcccccgcccccgcccccctccaGCTACATGACTGGGATGTCCACCACCAGCTCCTACATGTCTGGAGAGGGCTACCAGAGCCTGCAGTCCATGATGAAGACCGAGGGACCCTCCTACGGTGCCCTGCCCCCCGCATACGGCCCACCTGCACACCTGCCCTACCACCCCCATGTCTACCCACCCAATCCGCCCCCGCCACCTgtgcctcctcccccagcctccttccCCCCACCTGCCATCCCGCCCCCTACTCCTGgctaccccccacccccacccacctaCAACCCCaacttcccacccccacccccacgccTGCCCCCTACCCACGCAGTCCCCCCTCATCCTCCTCCAGGCTTGGGCCTGCCTCCAGCCAGCTACCCACCTCCTGCCGTCCCCCCTGGAGGACAGCCCCCTGTGCCCCCGCCCATTCCCCCACCTGGCATGCCTCCAGTTGGGGGGCTGGGGCGGGCAGCCTGGATGAGATAA